The following proteins are co-located in the Flectobacillus major DSM 103 genome:
- a CDS encoding helix-turn-helix domain-containing protein, with protein MRELVQQNIVLFSSKTGEFTHDPFVSEHWLVFIVSGFSEIFSPEGGISYPAETLVLVRKNQLVKTVKKTDGEKPFMSISICIDQQTLKKFSAEYDIKADGVYSGEPNIRIENDEFMKAYFNSLMPYFSQPEKLTPILAQIKTAEIIEMLLQKPAMKNFLFDFSEPHKIDLEEYMNRYFSYNVPITQFAQLTGRSISSFKRDFTKTFNATPERWLQKRRLEMAYFLIAQKDRKPSDVYLEVGFENLSHFSTAFKKEFGVNASLL; from the coding sequence ATGAGAGAGTTAGTTCAGCAAAATATTGTTTTATTCTCCTCTAAAACAGGAGAATTTACCCATGACCCGTTTGTATCTGAACATTGGTTGGTCTTTATAGTATCGGGCTTTTCAGAAATATTTTCACCCGAAGGGGGCATTTCGTACCCAGCTGAAACATTAGTTTTGGTTCGGAAAAATCAATTGGTAAAAACTGTAAAAAAAACCGATGGCGAAAAACCCTTTATGTCTATTAGTATTTGTATTGACCAACAAACCTTGAAAAAATTCAGTGCTGAGTACGACATAAAAGCAGATGGCGTTTACTCGGGTGAACCCAATATCCGAATAGAAAATGATGAGTTTATGAAAGCCTATTTCAATTCGCTGATGCCGTATTTTTCCCAACCCGAAAAACTAACACCTATTTTGGCACAAATAAAAACAGCCGAAATAATTGAAATGCTGCTTCAGAAACCAGCTATGAAAAACTTTTTGTTTGATTTTAGCGAACCTCATAAAATAGATTTAGAAGAATACATGAACAGGTATTTTTCATACAATGTTCCAATTACCCAATTTGCTCAGCTTACGGGTCGCAGTATCTCTTCATTCAAGCGAGACTTTACGAAGACATTCAATGCTACACCCGAAAGGTGGCTACAAAAACGCAGGTTGGAAATGGCCTATTTTCTTATCGCTCAAAAGGACAGAAAACCATCTGATGTCTATTTGGAGGTTGGTTTTGAAAACTTGTCGCACTTTTCAACCGCTTTTAAGAAAGAGTTTGGCGTAAATGCTTCTTTATTGTAG